CACCTGGCCGCGCACGCTTTCATCCAGCTGCCCTTCGTACATCGCCTCGTAGATCCACAGGCCATCGGCCGCCAGCCGCGCCACGAAATTGTCGAGCGCGGCCGGGTCATCCTGCCCGGCCGACGGCGGCAGCGGCGCCCAGCGCCGTACCGCCGGGCCCCACGGGCGCTCTTCGGCGTCCGGGTCGGCCGATTCGAGCATGAACATCAATTCGGCACGGGTAGCGCTCTGTGCCGAGACGCGCACGAAGGTCTGGTAGCGCTCCAGCGCCGATGCTTCCTCCGCACGCTTGCCCAGCAGCGATTCCATCGACGTCTCCCAGGCCTGCACCAGGTGCTCGTCGATGCCGCGCAGCAGTGCCTCGCGCGACGGGAAGTGGTACAGCAGCCCGCCACGGGTCAGCTTGGCCTCGGCCGCCACCGACTCGAAGGTCACCGCGCGCACGCCGTCACGATTGATCACGTTGACGGCGGCGTCGAGGATGCGTTCGCGCTTGCTGGTTCTCATCGCGTCATTTTACGCGATCGGCCGCGCCCTCGCGGCTGCCGACGCGGCCACGCAGCAGGCGCGCGATGATCGTCGCGCCCAGCGCCAGCATCACCGTGATCACCAGCAGCACGATCTGGTAGCCACGGTCATACGCGGCCGTGGCCAGGGCGAACCACTCGCCCTGCCCGCTTTCGCGTGCCACGTGCAGCGCCTGGGTGAAGCCTTCGCGGGCAAGCTCGGGCATGTCGGCCGAGGCCGG
This portion of the Stenotrophomonas sp. WZN-1 genome encodes:
- a CDS encoding TetR family transcriptional regulator; this translates as MRTSKRERILDAAVNVINRDGVRAVTFESVAAEAKLTRGGLLYHFPSREALLRGIDEHLVQAWETSMESLLGKRAEEASALERYQTFVRVSAQSATRAELMFMLESADPDAEERPWGPAVRRWAPLPPSAGQDDPAALDNFVARLAADGLWIYEAMYEGQLDESVRGQVAERIAGLLAKPDGASS